A window of Streptomyces sp. DG1A-41 contains these coding sequences:
- a CDS encoding DUF397 domain-containing protein, whose protein sequence is MGSSQNLTNARWRKSSYSGNTGGDCVEVVDLGLPGVAVRDSKKPEVGILTVSPEAYAAFVMYVSA, encoded by the coding sequence ATGGGGAGCAGCCAGAACCTGACCAACGCGCGGTGGCGTAAGTCGTCGTACAGCGGCAACACCGGCGGTGATTGCGTGGAGGTCGTCGACCTCGGTCTTCCCGGCGTCGCCGTGCGCGACTCCAAGAAGCCCGAGGTCGGGATTCTCACCGTCTCTCCGGAGGCCTATGCCGCCTTCGTGATGTACGTCAGCGCGTGA
- a CDS encoding Ig-like domain-containing protein, whose amino-acid sequence MRRRTLPTATALAVLFSSVALVATGAGSAVADSSTTLPLKSTGDIVVDGVHQRVFISDPTAGQVVVTNYAGTVVGTVGSLPGVHGLELSPDSGTLYAAVHDATAVVAIDTATATETRRWSTGQGAGPAYVALAGGKLWFSYGASGDGNIGSLDPNAADPGLTLGQDTSRTFYEAPILDASAGAPGTLVAGAPGQSPVELAVYDVSSGTASRTAYAFDPGNTGGGNLQDLAVTPDGKDVVTASGAPYYQAVYKLTDLSADGKYVTNTYPNAVDIAPNGDVAAGTFSWYDPDVHVFKPGTSTPLKQYDFPNTGTSSGADTLAPAGLAWAPDETKLFAISENDSNVYSLRILDAPTKTSTTLTANAPATATRAKSLTLTGSLTSSAAFPAGTTVSVTRTDDESPSGKPLGTATVAADGSYSFTDTPPAGGKVTYTVTYAGDADHAGATASASTTVAKTATTLTLTNNGKVYDYGRDITFTAHLGTTYKNRTVEIWADPYGSDKPNTLVKKGTVNSAGDLAATIHLTRDTKVSAKFTGDTRYAPKTVTNSVYTRVKISTSLSGYYKSATAWNQKYFYFRQSKDPVHNTTMSMYPGRKYQLQVQRYSDGAWRTTATEYFALDRYGKDATTLDGTPPVGPRFRIRSSYIDPTSGDNVNTTTYGAWKYFVFTR is encoded by the coding sequence GTGCGCAGACGCACTCTGCCTACCGCCACAGCGCTCGCGGTCCTCTTCAGCTCGGTCGCGCTCGTCGCGACCGGCGCCGGGTCGGCGGTGGCCGACTCCAGTACGACCCTGCCCCTGAAGTCGACCGGCGACATCGTCGTCGACGGGGTCCACCAGCGGGTGTTCATCAGCGACCCGACGGCCGGCCAGGTCGTCGTCACGAACTACGCCGGCACGGTCGTCGGCACCGTCGGCTCGCTGCCCGGCGTCCACGGCCTGGAGCTGTCGCCCGACTCGGGCACCCTGTACGCGGCCGTGCACGACGCTACCGCGGTCGTCGCGATCGACACGGCCACGGCGACCGAGACCCGCCGCTGGTCCACGGGCCAGGGCGCCGGCCCGGCATACGTCGCCCTGGCCGGCGGCAAGCTGTGGTTCAGCTACGGCGCTTCCGGCGACGGCAACATCGGCTCGCTCGACCCGAACGCCGCCGACCCGGGCCTCACCCTGGGGCAGGACACCAGCCGCACCTTCTACGAGGCCCCGATCCTGGACGCCTCCGCGGGCGCCCCGGGCACGCTCGTCGCGGGCGCGCCGGGCCAGAGCCCGGTCGAACTCGCCGTGTACGACGTCTCCTCCGGCACGGCGAGCCGTACGGCGTACGCCTTCGACCCGGGCAACACCGGCGGCGGCAACCTCCAGGACCTCGCGGTCACGCCGGACGGCAAGGACGTCGTCACGGCCAGCGGCGCCCCGTACTACCAGGCGGTGTACAAGCTCACGGACCTGTCCGCGGACGGCAAGTACGTCACCAACACCTACCCGAACGCGGTGGACATCGCCCCGAACGGCGACGTCGCGGCGGGCACCTTCTCCTGGTACGACCCGGACGTCCACGTCTTCAAGCCGGGCACCTCGACGCCGCTGAAGCAGTACGACTTCCCCAACACCGGCACCAGCAGCGGCGCCGACACCCTGGCCCCGGCGGGCCTGGCCTGGGCACCCGACGAGACCAAGCTGTTCGCGATCTCGGAGAACGACAGCAACGTCTACTCGCTGCGGATCCTCGACGCCCCGACCAAGACGTCCACCACCCTCACGGCGAACGCCCCCGCCACGGCCACCCGCGCCAAGTCCCTCACCCTCACCGGGTCGCTGACCTCCTCGGCCGCGTTCCCGGCGGGCACCACCGTCTCCGTCACCCGCACCGACGACGAGTCCCCGTCCGGCAAGCCGCTCGGCACGGCGACGGTCGCCGCGGACGGCTCGTACTCCTTCACGGACACGCCGCCCGCCGGCGGCAAGGTGACGTACACGGTCACGTACGCGGGCGACGCCGACCACGCGGGCGCCACGGCCTCGGCATCGACGACCGTGGCGAAGACGGCGACCACGCTGACGCTGACCAACAACGGCAAGGTGTACGACTACGGCCGTGACATCACCTTCACCGCGCACCTCGGCACGACGTACAAGAACCGCACGGTCGAGATCTGGGCCGACCCGTACGGCTCCGACAAGCCGAACACGCTGGTGAAGAAGGGCACGGTCAACTCGGCCGGCGACCTCGCGGCGACGATCCACCTGACCCGTGACACGAAGGTCAGCGCGAAGTTCACGGGCGACACGCGCTACGCCCCGAAGACGGTCACCAACTCGGTCTACACCAGGGTCAAGATCTCGACGTCCCTGAGCGGCTACTACAAGTCGGCGACCGCCTGGAACCAGAAGTACTTCTACTTCCGCCAGTCCAAGGACCCGGTCCACAACACGACGATGTCGATGTACCCGGGCCGCAAGTACCAGCTCCAAGTCCAGCGTTACTCCGACGGCGCGTGGCGCACCACGGCCACGGAGTACTTCGCCCTCGACCGCTACGGCAAGGACGCGACCACGCTCGACGGCACGCCGCCGGTCGGTCCGCGCTTCCGGATCCGCTCGTCCTACATCGACCCGACGTCGGGCGACAACGTCAACACCACGACGTACGGCGCGTGGAAGTACTTCGTCTTCACGCGCTGA
- a CDS encoding MerR family transcriptional regulator, translated as MFIGELSRRTGVSTRSLRYYEQQGLLRPQRRVSGYREFDESDVATVRRVRILLAAGLNTDLIREVLPCMVDEGAILAPTCEEMAQDLKDERERLGRSIEQLQAAHAMLGSIIHAGEPVTVRAGCDG; from the coding sequence ATGTTCATCGGCGAGCTGTCGAGGCGTACCGGCGTCAGCACCAGGAGCCTGCGGTACTACGAGCAGCAAGGGCTGCTGCGACCGCAGCGGCGAGTCAGCGGCTACCGCGAGTTCGACGAGTCCGATGTGGCCACCGTGCGCCGCGTCCGGATCCTGCTCGCGGCCGGGCTGAACACCGACCTGATCCGGGAGGTGCTGCCCTGCATGGTCGACGAGGGAGCCATCCTGGCGCCGACCTGCGAGGAAATGGCCCAGGACCTCAAGGACGAACGCGAGCGCCTGGGCCGCTCCATCGAACAGCTCCAAGCCGCCCACGCCATGCTCGGCTCGATCATCCACGCAGGAGAACCGGTCACCGTCCGGGCCGGCTGTGACGGATAG
- a CDS encoding SDR family oxidoreductase: MTTTHSTQESRTIDPKALAGKKAVVTGGTIGMGRAIAQALTDRGAEVLYTGRNDQRLAEAQAALDTPLAHPVRSDATDATAIAALGDQVADRLGRIDYLFVNQGIAEFQTLEEVTEESWDRIFDVNAKGAFFTVQRLAPLMSEGGSIVFTTVSNGQIFPGLSAYSGAKEAVAAFAKVLAAELLPRKIRVNSIAPGFILTPTMGVAELTDEQRAEFVEQGNASTPMGRGGTVEEIAAAALYLAVEATFTTGVELPVDGGFGQGLGA; this comes from the coding sequence ATGACGACGACTCACAGCACCCAGGAATCTCGCACCATCGATCCGAAGGCCCTGGCGGGTAAGAAGGCCGTGGTCACCGGCGGCACCATCGGCATGGGCCGGGCCATCGCCCAGGCCTTAACCGACCGCGGCGCCGAAGTCCTCTACACCGGGCGCAATGACCAGCGCCTCGCCGAGGCCCAGGCGGCACTCGACACCCCGCTGGCCCACCCGGTGCGCTCCGACGCCACTGACGCCACTGCCATCGCCGCCCTCGGCGATCAGGTCGCCGACCGCCTCGGCCGCATCGACTACCTGTTCGTCAACCAGGGCATCGCCGAGTTCCAGACGCTCGAAGAGGTCACCGAGGAATCGTGGGACCGCATCTTCGACGTGAACGCCAAGGGCGCCTTCTTCACCGTCCAGCGGCTGGCACCGCTGATGTCCGAGGGCGGCTCGATCGTGTTCACCACCGTCTCCAACGGCCAGATCTTCCCCGGTCTCAGCGCCTACTCCGGGGCGAAGGAGGCCGTTGCCGCCTTCGCCAAGGTGCTCGCCGCCGAGCTTCTCCCCCGCAAGATCCGCGTCAACTCGATCGCCCCCGGGTTCATCCTCACCCCCACCATGGGCGTCGCCGAACTGACCGACGAGCAGCGCGCCGAGTTCGTCGAACAGGGCAACGCCTCCACCCCGATGGGCCGAGGAGGCACCGTGGAGGAGATCGCCGCCGCCGCGCTGTACCTGGCCGTCGAGGCCACCTTCACCACCGGCGTGGAACTCCCCGTGGACGGCGGGTTCGGCCAGGGCCTCGGCGCATGA
- a CDS encoding tetratricopeptide repeat protein, with protein MGERDDPGTIGRRVQRLRVERGMTQRELAEPAYTPAYVSTLESGRVRPSDDALRHLAGRLGVAFDELATGRSARLVTELRMRLTEAQRVFAVGEAEAAAEQYAGLLVEAETQGLAGEQAAALLGLGECALETGELVAGRQYFERAEACLADAPLPVRVPALRGRAVAHYLAGELRYAVYLLEATLDELNRGGLHDPDALLLLYASAIGPYMDMGAHARAAQAAEFALALAPQSGDPALVARMHRSVARTLVAEGRLAEADASLAKAAELYRGLKIRTELANCHWMRGYVYAQDGQLERAEDELREALGMLSAKRAALYSSQVAVELADVLHRRGKSDEAAALLHGVLDDLSPERGAVHSAAAHRLLGIIAEDARRTEDAEEHYVRALSLLERAGAAGDLADLCRLLGDLLRRTGRVEAALDAYRTGLGHRTAPGTTTLGPAPAQPPL; from the coding sequence GTGGGGGAGCGCGACGATCCGGGGACCATCGGGCGCCGGGTGCAGCGGTTGCGGGTCGAACGCGGAATGACGCAACGGGAGTTGGCGGAACCCGCGTACACCCCCGCCTATGTCTCCACCCTGGAGTCGGGCCGGGTGCGGCCCTCCGACGACGCCCTGCGGCATCTCGCCGGGCGGCTGGGCGTCGCCTTCGACGAACTCGCCACCGGGCGTTCGGCGCGGCTCGTGACCGAGCTGCGGATGCGGCTGACCGAGGCCCAGCGCGTCTTCGCCGTCGGTGAGGCCGAGGCGGCGGCGGAGCAGTACGCCGGGTTACTCGTCGAGGCCGAGACGCAGGGGCTGGCCGGGGAACAGGCCGCCGCGCTGCTCGGGCTCGGCGAGTGCGCCCTGGAGACGGGCGAGCTCGTGGCGGGCCGGCAGTACTTCGAGCGGGCCGAGGCCTGTCTCGCCGACGCGCCGCTGCCCGTCCGGGTCCCGGCGCTGCGCGGGCGGGCCGTCGCGCATTACCTCGCCGGGGAACTCCGGTACGCCGTGTACCTGCTGGAGGCCACCCTCGATGAGCTGAACCGCGGCGGCCTGCACGACCCGGACGCCCTGCTGCTGCTCTACGCCAGTGCCATCGGGCCGTACATGGACATGGGCGCGCACGCCCGCGCCGCCCAGGCCGCCGAGTTCGCCCTGGCGCTCGCCCCGCAGTCCGGCGACCCGGCCCTGGTCGCGCGCATGCACCGGTCGGTCGCCAGGACCCTGGTCGCCGAGGGACGTCTCGCCGAGGCCGACGCCTCGCTGGCCAAGGCGGCCGAGCTGTACCGGGGCCTGAAGATCCGCACCGAACTCGCCAACTGCCACTGGATGCGCGGCTACGTCTACGCCCAGGACGGGCAACTGGAGCGCGCGGAGGACGAGTTGCGGGAGGCGCTCGGCATGCTGTCGGCCAAGCGCGCCGCCCTCTACAGCAGCCAGGTCGCCGTCGAGCTGGCCGACGTGCTCCACCGGCGCGGCAAGTCCGACGAGGCGGCGGCCCTGCTGCACGGGGTCCTCGACGACCTGTCCCCCGAGCGCGGCGCCGTCCACTCCGCCGCCGCGCACCGGCTCCTCGGCATCATCGCCGAGGACGCCCGCCGCACCGAGGACGCCGAGGAGCACTACGTCCGCGCCCTGAGCCTGCTGGAGCGGGCGGGCGCGGCCGGCGACCTGGCCGACCTGTGCCGCCTGCTGGGGGACCTGCTGCGGCGCACGGGCCGGGTGGAGGCGGCCCTGGACGCCTACCGGACCGGTCTCGGCCACCGTACGGCTCCCGGCACGACGACCCTCGGGCCCGCGCCCGCACAGCCTCCTCTGTGA
- a CDS encoding permease produces MENQRTVADGLRTGLRALVYAVLGGGALITIVTVVSVLGPMLALDLYTPPVAAWWTVFTAITVQGVPFLLLGTVVSAAIGAFVPERVFQRLLPRRTALAVPVAGAAGVVLPGCECASVPVAGSLMRRGVAPAAALAFLLSAPAINPVVLVATSVAFPGQPEMVLGRLVASLATAVVMGWLWARFGREEWLRPPKRSAAHVPRGPRAFVAGLQHDFLHAGGFLVVGAAAAATFAIVVPRSLLEVFTGSAWLSVLLLALLAVVLCVCSEADAFVAASLSGFSPTARLAFMVVGPMVDLKLIALQTGTFGRSFALRFSSATWLVAVASSVLVGWWLL; encoded by the coding sequence GTGGAGAACCAACGGACGGTGGCCGACGGGCTGCGGACAGGCCTGCGCGCCCTCGTGTACGCCGTGCTCGGCGGCGGCGCTCTGATCACCATCGTGACCGTCGTGTCGGTGCTCGGGCCGATGCTGGCGCTCGATCTCTACACCCCGCCGGTCGCGGCCTGGTGGACCGTGTTCACCGCGATCACCGTCCAGGGCGTGCCCTTCCTGCTGCTGGGCACGGTCGTGTCGGCGGCGATCGGCGCGTTCGTGCCCGAGCGGGTGTTCCAGCGGTTGCTGCCCCGCCGTACGGCGCTCGCCGTGCCGGTCGCGGGCGCGGCGGGGGTCGTCCTGCCCGGCTGCGAGTGCGCGTCCGTGCCGGTGGCGGGCAGCCTCATGCGGCGGGGTGTCGCCCCCGCGGCCGCGCTCGCCTTCCTGCTGTCCGCGCCCGCGATCAACCCCGTCGTCCTGGTGGCGACCTCCGTCGCCTTCCCGGGCCAGCCGGAGATGGTCCTCGGCCGGCTGGTCGCCTCGCTCGCCACGGCCGTGGTGATGGGGTGGCTGTGGGCGCGGTTCGGGCGGGAGGAGTGGCTGAGGCCGCCGAAGCGGAGCGCGGCGCACGTCCCGCGTGGTCCGCGTGCTTTCGTCGCCGGGCTCCAGCACGACTTCCTGCACGCGGGCGGGTTCCTGGTGGTCGGTGCGGCGGCCGCGGCGACGTTCGCCATCGTCGTACCGCGGTCGTTGCTGGAGGTGTTCACCGGGTCGGCCTGGCTGTCGGTGCTGCTCCTGGCCCTGCTGGCGGTGGTGTTGTGCGTGTGCAGTGAGGCCGACGCGTTCGTGGCGGCGTCACTGAGCGGCTTCTCGCCCACCGCGCGCCTGGCGTTCATGGTGGTCGGGCCGATGGTCGACCTCAAGCTGATCGCGCTCCAGACGGGCACGTTCGGCAGGTCCTTCGCGCTGCGGTTCTCCTCCGCGACCTGGCTGGTGGCCGTCGCGAGCAGCGTCCTGGTGGGGTGGTGGCTGCTGTGA
- a CDS encoding TIGR03943 family protein, whose amino-acid sequence MRHYGPAVLLALVGAAILRVSLFSDLYLRYVQAGLRPYLVVSGVVLVLLAGVVGVLVRSAGEQEGPHREGPHSHADHAHGPAGPRVAWFLTLPALALMLFPPPALGSYSAERETAQRAARGIGTFPALPAGNPLDLTLGEFGSRAVYDSGGSLKGRTVRLTGFVTRDADGTWYVTRLLVSCCAADATAAKAEVRGADAPPVDTWVTVTGTWHPEGELGSAAAWPPVLDATSVRQVRQPDNPYEKR is encoded by the coding sequence GTGAGGCACTACGGACCGGCCGTACTGCTCGCCCTCGTCGGCGCGGCGATCCTGCGGGTGTCGCTCTTCAGCGACCTGTATCTGCGGTATGTGCAGGCCGGGTTGCGGCCGTATCTGGTGGTGTCGGGGGTAGTGCTGGTGCTGCTCGCGGGGGTGGTGGGGGTGCTGGTGCGGTCGGCGGGGGAGCAGGAGGGCCCTCACCGGGAGGGCCCTCACTCCCACGCCGACCACGCCCATGGCCCCGCCGGTCCCCGTGTCGCCTGGTTCCTCACCCTCCCCGCCCTGGCCCTGATGCTGTTCCCGCCGCCCGCCCTCGGCTCCTACAGCGCGGAGCGCGAGACCGCCCAGCGCGCGGCCCGGGGCATCGGCACCTTCCCGGCGCTGCCGGCCGGGAACCCGCTCGACCTCACCCTCGGGGAGTTCGGCTCCCGGGCGGTCTACGACAGCGGCGGTTCCCTGAAGGGACGCACGGTCCGCCTCACCGGCTTCGTCACCCGCGACGCCGACGGCACCTGGTACGTCACCCGCCTCCTCGTCTCCTGCTGCGCCGCCGACGCGACCGCCGCCAAGGCCGAGGTGCGCGGCGCCGACGCCCCGCCCGTCGACACCTGGGTCACGGTCACCGGCACCTGGCACCCGGAGGGCGAACTGGGCTCGGCAGCCGCCTGGCCGCCGGTCCTCGACGCCACCTCGGTCCGGCAGGTACGGCAGCCGGACAACCCGTACGAGAAGCGCTGA
- a CDS encoding GAF and ANTAR domain-containing protein has protein sequence MVVRPRDDPRGAPGDDPGPRHAGGGDLDLDGIRAADVIARGVRGAEPGEVPGRLCEVAVELLPVVGASVSLRSEGMPVQLSASSAHAARLAQIQATLGDGPCQSALKDGAPVLACDLTTGRDAGRWPVFAQQATEAGVRAVYAVPLGTDAVCVGTLDLYRDSPGGLTDRQLHVARLVAGVMTVALMALPRETEVEPRDEEPWLSGLAADHDEVYQAVGMIMAQLGVGADDALARLRADAFARGCTALDAAREVIAHRRRFDRY, from the coding sequence GTGGTCGTGCGGCCCAGGGACGATCCCCGAGGCGCTCCCGGCGACGACCCCGGTCCCCGCCACGCCGGGGGCGGTGACCTGGACCTGGACGGGATCCGGGCCGCCGATGTGATCGCCAGGGGTGTGCGCGGGGCCGAGCCCGGAGAGGTCCCGGGCCGGCTGTGCGAGGTTGCGGTCGAGCTGCTGCCGGTGGTCGGCGCGAGCGTGTCGCTGCGCAGCGAGGGTATGCCCGTCCAGCTGAGCGCCAGCAGCGCGCATGCCGCGCGCCTGGCGCAGATTCAGGCGACGCTGGGCGACGGTCCCTGCCAGAGCGCGCTGAAGGACGGGGCGCCCGTGCTCGCCTGCGACCTGACGACCGGCCGTGACGCGGGTCGCTGGCCGGTCTTCGCCCAGCAGGCGACGGAGGCCGGGGTACGGGCGGTGTACGCGGTGCCGCTGGGCACCGACGCGGTGTGCGTGGGCACCCTCGACCTGTACCGCGACAGCCCCGGCGGGCTCACCGACCGCCAGCTGCACGTGGCCCGGCTCGTGGCCGGTGTCATGACGGTGGCCCTGATGGCCCTGCCCCGCGAGACCGAGGTTGAACCGAGGGACGAGGAACCCTGGCTGAGCGGGCTGGCCGCGGACCACGACGAGGTCTACCAGGCCGTCGGCATGATCATGGCCCAGCTCGGCGTCGGCGCCGACGACGCACTCGCCCGCCTGCGCGCAGACGCCTTCGCCCGCGGCTGCACGGCCCTCGACGCGGCCCGCGAGGTGATCGCCCACCGCAGGCGTTTCGACCGGTACTGA